The following DNA comes from Nicotiana sylvestris chromosome 10, ASM39365v2, whole genome shotgun sequence.
GACCACAAGGTGTCTCTGGCTAGTTTCAATAGATCAAACACAGAATGCTACTTAATAAAAGCAGATGTTTCCCATTGCAACCAGCACAAGGAACAAAGAGGGACCACTTAACCAGGAGAAGCACCTGATAATTCCTGCAGGACTATGTTGCTGGAGAAGTCTTTTTCTTCAGGAAGCCTGAGGAATAATAGGGTAGTTGAGATTATTCAATGTGGTGTCAGTTGAAATTTGATTTGATAGCACGAATTCCGCACTCTCTTTATTGTCATATTTGCCTAATGGAATAGTATACAACTCCATCTGTCCCAATTTGTTTGACACCATTTGACTAGACACGGAATTTAATAGTTTctcaattttacttttttttgtgcTGGAGCCAGCCTTCAGATCTCTCCTACTTTAGTTTTAGAAGAATTCCCTTATAGGATTAATGTTATTGTAGCCAATTGAAGATGGAAAAAGCTGTACTTCCTAGATTTTAAATGGTTTCTTTGTTGTATAATTATCAGTCATATTTTCTTTATCATGCTTCATCTAATCATCAAATTATATATAAACATCAACATAGATTGCAGGGACTGACAAATTCATCAAAGTAATAGATTTTCTGCGCCGCCAACTTCATAGGGAGACATTGGTACGTCCTTTGTTTTGATTGAAATTCTAAAGTACAGAGGAAAGAATTGCTCTCAAagttttgaaattctaaagtagAGATACTGTGCATTAGAGTTGTGATTACTGATATAATCTTTCCTCTCTAGTTTGTGTATGTTAACAGTGCCTTCTCACCAAATCCAGATGAGTTGGTAATTGACCTGTACAATGTAAGTTTCCTGTACATATAAGTTTTCATATAATTATTTCGAGATAAATGTTCTTTGCTGATTACACATTTTACCTTCATTTGATAACCACTATACTGGAAGACGGATAGAGTGCAGGGtgtgtttcttttcttttcttttctttttataagaCTGGAAGATTGATGGAGTTCCATTTTTTATCACCAAGCTTTAGTTTTGTACAGGTGTTTATAGGCTGATTTCAGGATTAATTTCCTTTGGTGATCGTCATTTTACTTTCATTTGAAAATTTTGTTTTCTCCCTCCAGAACACTTATGTGATCCTTTCCTTCTCATAGCTTactgaaataataataataataataatattattattattataattattattttatagACCATTTTATGAGCTTCAAAAATTCAAACGCACATGACAACATGAATCTTTTTAGTATTTTGTATGAACTAAAGTATGGACCAAACATCTTCTTCAACCACCACTCAACTTCTAGGCAGTCAAAGAGCCCAATATTTCATTCTTTTAAATGCACTTAGATGCTGTATGCCTTGAGTTCTTTTTGCTATCGGGAGTCAAAACATATGTTagcaactcttgatgcttttgtgggCGATCTGTAGAAGATGTTATATGTTTCGTTCtgagtttttcctctttttcctcCCTGTTGGTGTCAAAATCTCTATATTGGTAAAATTGGTTATTCACTGCTTATTGAGCAGGTATCTGAACTTGATTAGCCTGCCAACCGTGCATTTAGAGCTTATTGTTGATACATTATTTCTATTCTCTTGCATTGCAGAACTTTGGTTTTGATGGGAAGTTGGTGGTTAATTATGCATGCTCCATGGCGTGGGGCTGAGAACTCTTGGTTGTTCGCACTACATTGTTTCAAATCACCATACCTAGTAACTACATTTAGTAGAGCAATAGAACCGTGGCATCAAATATAAGTCAGATTGTTCTCCAGTAGATTGTTCAGTATTGAGCTACGGTATGTAGAATGATGCTTGACAATTCTGCTTCAGTAGTTCTTTGATAGACTATTCTGTCTATACTCAGGCAGGAAACATTTCGGGCTTTTGCTGTCCCTTTTCTTCTACCATCCCCTGAAGCTTAGAGTTGAATGTCTGCCATATTGGTGTGAAAAGTTTACGCGTCCTTTCTTCTCTCACCATAGTGACTCTTTAAGTTCTGTAAAGTTAGCAATCCTCCTATTCATTTGTATATAAAATTCTAATTGTTACTAACTTGCTTCTCTATTTAGGGGTTCGACTGCCCGTCCAGGTTTGCACCCTCCCCAGAAGGTTTTTACGTATTATCGGTGTCTTTTAAGAAAACAAGCTACAGTTTATGATGGAGAGAATGCTTAAAACAAGGACCATATGTCTTCTGCTGTACTTGCTTATTGAGTTGAATGAACTGAGTACTGACTAGTATCATGCTCTTACTAGCTTCTGCAAAAATTTAAATGAGGCGAATCAGATGGTTACTTTGGAGGGTGAAATATTGAAGAGTGATAGCATAGAGTAGGGGTGTGCAAAGAAAATCGATAAACCGCACCAAaccgataattcgagtcaaaccgGAAAAAAAAATCCGATTGTGGTTtggtattgaaaaaaaaaaatccgaccataattggtttggtaataaaaaaagtcaaaccgaaaccaaaccaacccgatagTACATTtatacaatttttaaaaatatgttATACATATAATTATAAATTGTAATATAATTTGTAAATATTTCTTATACATTTTCACTATTTTATCTTTTAACGTATTATTTCAAGTTGGATTTAACATTCTTGAATGttaaataaattttatagccTATAAATATAGTAACTAAAATAAAGTTCAAGTCAAtattaatgctaacaaaaaaaaattaattcaacactAGGAATGACGATAGTGTTGGATATCTATTTTTTAGTTTGATAGAGGTCTATAATGAAAATGCATAACTTAGTTTATCTTTTGCTTTAGTATTTAGTTATGTAATTAATAGTACTTATTAGttatacttattttagcatgacatGTATAGTATTTTTAGATTATGTTAATTTTCAATATGGcttattaattagcaatatttgcTTTATGTAATTTCATTatctttgttattgaatattttagtgTAATGCAATGACTTATCTCATATTATTGTGTTATTTTCTGGGAAAATACATTATATATTTGTCTTACttggactaaagaaatatttggagcacaagttacataTTTTGTGCTATGAAGACTTTACAGGGAAAAACCCCCAAAACCCGGAAAAAACTGAAAAATTCGAGAAAAAACAAGATTGAAAAATTCGATTTTGTTGGTTTTGTTTGGTTTATAGATTTAAGAACCTGACACcatcggtttggtttggtaattgaaaaaatCGAACCAACCAGATCTATGTACACCCCTAATACAACTTAATAATAGCAAGCGACATAAGTCCAAAAGTCCGTTCGATCAATAAATGGCAGAGTGACACGGTGCACTtcgctcccgctatgcgcggggccCGGGAAGTGGCGGACCATAAGAGTTTTGTTATACATAACCTTATCCTATATTTTTACAAGAGGCTGTTTTTACGGCTCGAATCCATGACCTCCTGGTTATATGGCAGTAACTTTACCCATTTgtgcaagaggctgtttctatCATATCTTGCATTTGAATgatttccttgcccaagaatacTTGTGAATTGCTCGCTCATTGCTAGATAAAGCTACCATTTTACACCAATCAAACAAAGCTAAAATAATCAGGCCTATTAAATTAGAATACCGTTTTAATTTGACATCCTTTTGGAATGCTGTGGCTATTACAATTGCTCTTTCTTCCTCGTTGAAAGAAATTTTCTTGTTAAGTGTACTGccccttaaaaaataaaaaagaaagaagaaaatattgtACTCTTGCTCTTTCAACAACCTCTCTTTTTTGTGCGATTTTAAGGAACAATTTTGAGAATGGCACACTATAAGAATTTAATAGGGAACATTTAACTTTAAAATTTTAACATTtgcaaggaaataaataaaaacacaccACTCCGTTATGCTTTGCTGCTATTTGTACTACTATTATTCGTATGTTTATTCGTGTTTTTAAATACAAGTTATGGAAGGGAATCAATTCTCTGAATGGATGGATAAAAGGATTCATTTTGTCACATTGTAACTATTTTGAGATTGACACAGAAGTATGTGAAATTACGTCAATAGATAGAGCATACTAGACTGAATGTATGCAACCAATAAATCTCTTCCCTATTTCTGAgaatttggggaagaaaatagGGACAATCACTCAGAATCTATTAGCATTCATTACACAAAGTGAATTTGGAAGGGGAGTCTTggtgtaactggtaaagttgctgccatgtgaccaaaAGGCCACGGGTTCAAGTCGTGGATAcggcctcttgcagaaatgcaaggtaaggttGCGTATGATAGACCCTTGCGGTCCGGCCCTTTCCCGGACCCTGcgcatagcaggagcttagtgAATCAGGCTGCCCTTTTACACTGAGTGAATTTGGCAGTTCCCTAGTTGGAATGAAGAGCAGAACAACAGATTCAATAATGAGGCACTAGTTGCATTATTTTTCCCTGTTGAAAGCCTTGGATGAAGGGCAGTTGCTGCAGTCCACAAATCCCTTTCTCACTTTCTCCAACCATGTGCCCTTAGGACCACTTAACTACTCTCTTCTAAACATGCAAGTTTCTGCAATTGTAATTCATTAACATTTTGTGCCATCTTAGCTTAGCAAGTTATGtggaaatatttttgaaacaaGAACAAAAATGAAGTGAACACTGAACCTACTCTAGATTAAAGTAGAACCACATTCTTTTTCTTTCTATACCATTTGGATTGCGATCAGAGAAAACTTCAGTATATAATAGTTGTTTACcctgattttcttaccatatttgtgTTTTTCCTTTTCCTCAAACAAAGAGCAATAAACCTATCATGATTGAAAATCTTTCATATTTTGGATTCTTTTTGGGAGGAAAGGTTACGAATTCCTACAAATTGAAGCTCTTTTCTTCTCACTTGGCAGCATGCG
Coding sequences within:
- the LOC104232999 gene encoding ubiquitin-like protein ATG12; the protein is MASDSRKVIVHLRATGDAPILKQAKFKIAGTDKFIKVIDFLRRQLHRETLFVYVNSAFSPNPDELVIDLYNNFGFDGKLVVNYACSMAWG